The Gemmatimonadota bacterium genomic sequence CTACTGCCTTTGCCGGTCCCCTTAGCCCCAGCACGAAAGAGACCCGTCCGCTGGCGCCGTTGAGGTTGGTGCCGCTGAGGGCGTAGAGACAACTGGCAGCCTCGGCGGGTTTGCTCGAGTCCACGACCAGCATTCGGTATTCGTCGTTGCTGATCCCGGTGTACACGCCGGTGCGGCTCTCTCTCAACCCCTCTGGATCGATTCCCGCGTCCTCAAGAGCCTCCCAACTCGTCTCCAGCATCATTCGCTGCTGCGGATCCAGTAGTTCTGCCTCCACCGGGGAAATCCGGAAGAAGGCGTCGTCGAACTGGTCGATATCGTCAACGAAGGCACCGAAACGGCAACCTTCGCTCTGTACCGTGTCGTCGGGAAAGAGCTGGCTCCACCGCCCTACGCCTGAGCCCGGGACGCCTTCGCTGACGGCATTCCCGCCGGCTTCGAGCAGACGCCAGAAGGCAGAGATGCCCGGCGCGCCGGGGAATCGGCAGGCCATACCTATGATCGCTATTGGTTGGTCTGATACGGAAGGACCGAAAGATTTGTCCGGTTTCATGATTTAATCCTCCATGTTCGGACGGCTTTTTCCAGGACGGGCGGGCACGGGGACGCCGCCCCTACAATTTTCCCCTGTTTGCATGGGTTTTACTGCAGGTGGTTACTCTCGATAAATTCCCTGACCAACTCAACGCATTCCTCTGGTTTTTCCAGTTGAAGAAAGTGCGTTGTTTCAGGGACAAAATCGTAATCTACAGTTAGAATGTCACCGAGGTCAATGGTCGGCAGGAATGTATAAGGCAAGGTGGGATCGGATCCAATGACTTTTGTGGGGCAAGGGAGTGTTTCAAAATCCATCAATGCGGAAAAGCTTCTCATATAATCGACGATCTGCGCTTCGTAGTCGCGGGGGCATCGAAGCTCATAACCCTGCCCATCGGCGGCCTTTCGAAGCGTTGTTTTTGCCATGAGTTCCCGAACCCCAGGAACGAGGCGTGAGAAGCCAGGTAGATAGCTGAGGAGTTCTGAAAAATCCTCTTCTGTTTGGAACAGATACCCGCGGCGGCGGGTAACGTCGGCTGCGTATTCGGCAGCCTCATCAAATTCTATCTGGCTATTGCCGGGCTTGCACAGGGGGGGATCGAATAGTATCATCGCGGATAAGTGGCTGCTCTGGGCAGATGGCAAGAGGTCTGCCATAGTCGTTAGTGATAGGAGTGTTATCAATGCGGAAGCAGAGTGAAATACACCGATTTTTGGTTTGTTTCCGTAGTGATGGTCGATGGCTTCAAAAATGCAGAGATGGTCGCGGACCAGCGTTGGAACATTGTGATTTGCGCGTGGGCCAACGGTATTCCAGCCGTGGTTTCTGAGGTCGAAGATGATGAGGTCGAAGTCCTCGGCGAGCAGTGACCAGAAGGGGTAATAAAGGTCCATTGCGAGACCATTGCCGTGGCCCAGAACGAGGCGGGGTCCTGCGGGATTTCCATGTCGGCGCAGAATGGTGACGGTATCGTCGTCAAGCTGGACTTGGCATGTCGAAAGTGGCTCGGGTACTTCCCATACATTGTTCATAGCAGGGTTTCCAATGGCATTAGTACTAAAGAATGGCACGCAACGTCACACGACACAAATGCGTCGAGGACGAGCGTGTCATGTTATGAAGTTATAGAAAGTCGTGCAAGGATATTTTTATGCTAACATTTTGAGAAAATAAAAAATTAAAAATCACGGATAGCCCTTGACAGAATGTTTGGAAAGGCGTTGTTTGACGGAGTGTTAGTGGTAAGAAACAACCACCGATGAACACCGAAAAAAAGTAAAATTCATGACTCGTATTTTATCCCCCACCCTGTACGCGATATTCTTTCTTTCGGGTGCAGCTGCTCTGCTGTTTGAAACCCTGTGGTTTCGCCAGGCAGGGCTCACTTTTGGCAATAGTATTACGGCATCCAGTCTGGTGCTGGCCGCATTTATGGGTGGTCTGGCTCTGGGCAATGGTCTATCTGCGCGTTTGGGAAGGCGCGTCGAGCGTCCCGTGCGCGTGTATGCGTTGTTGGAAATTGCCATTGCCCTGTCGGGCGTGGTTATCGTTTGGATGTTGCCCACGCTTACCGCTGCGCTCTCTGCTTTTCTCGCATCTTTTTTTGACCAACCATTGTTGCTCAACGCGCTGCGCCTGGTACTGAGTTTTGCCCTTCTCATTGTGCCGACTACTGCGATGGGCGCTACTCTGCCCATTTTAGTCAGGGCATTGCGGGTGCGAGACGACGCTTCTATATCTGACGATGAAGGTGGTTTTGGGATCGCGCTCGGTCGGCTCTATGCGTGTAATACGCTGGGTGCCGTGGTCGGCGCGGTCGCGGGAGAGGTTGCTATTATCGAATGGGTTGGGGTTTTGGGCACGGCGTGGGTCGCCGCGCTGTTGGATCTCATCGCCGCTGGGGGTGCGCTGGGTATTGCGCGCTATTTCTCTGGCGCGCGCGAGGCTCTTCCCCCAAAATTGGACGGGTTTCCCAACTTTCGGGCCAGGTGCTTGCTGGGTGCTGCCTTTCTATCGGGGGCTGTTCTGCTGGCGCTGGAGGTGGTCTGGTTCCGCTTTCTCCACCTTTTTGTGCCCGCGACGACGCTTGCTTTTGCCGTGATGCTGTCTGTGGTGCTCACGGGTATTGGTGTGGGAGGTGGGTTGGCCGCCCGATGGCTGCGACACAATGCCGGGGCATTTCGCGTGCTTCCCGCCCTCGCTCTCGGTTCCGGGATACTCACGGTTGTCACTTATCTGACTTTTGTCTATGTGGTGACGCCTTTTGGAACGGGATATATTGGCAATATATCGCAAATCCTGACGCTGTCTCTGGCTCTGATGTTTCCCGTATCCCTTCTCTCTGGCATCCTGTTTACCTTCACCGGTGCCGCGCTCAATCGCCATATCCAGCCCGATACCCGGGCCGCTGGCTTGCTCACGCTTGCCAATACCATCGGTGCTGGTCTGGGCGCTCTTATTGCGGGTTTTGGGCTGTTGCCGCTTTTGGGCATGGAGGTCGCTACGTTTGTTCTGGCGATTTGCTACGGCGTTGTCGCTTTTCTCGTTTCAGGTCTGCGCCGGAAGTACCGGGTGTATTATGTTCTCTTTGCCGCGTACCTCTTGTTTCTGGTCCTTTTTCCCTTTGGCCGAATGGAGAATACGTATTTCACCTTTGTCGCACAGCGCTTTGGCTATCCCGATACATGGAAAATCGCCGGTACCCGCGAAGGACGCACGGAGACGATTATCTATTTGGAAGGTGCTTATTTTGGCGTGCCGGTTGCGTACCAGATGCTTACGGATGGCTTTTCAATGGCGTCCAGTAGTCTGGTCAATCGCCGCTATATGAAGCTCTATGTGTACTGGCCCATGGCTCTTCACCCCGATTTCAAAAGTGCACTGCTGATCAGCTTTGGCGTGGGTTCTACAGCCAAAGCACTTACGGATACACGGTCGCTCGAGCATATTGACGTGGTCGATATCTCCAGCGATGTGCTCGAGATGAATCGCATTGTGTATCCCGACCCGGATACGCAACCTTTGAAAGATCCCCGGGTGCGCGTGCATATTGACGATGGGCGCTATTTTTTGCAGACGACGCAAAACCGCTACGATCTGATTACCAGCGAGCCGCCGCCGCCGAGGCAGGCCGGCGTGGTCAATCTCTACTCGCAGGAGTATTTCCAACTGATCTACGACCGTCTTTCAGATGGGGGGTTATGCACGTACTGGCTTCCGGTTCACCATCTCAAACCCGAGGACACAAAGGCTATTATCCGCGCGTTTTGCAATGTTTTTGAGGACGCCTCTCTTTGGGCTGGGGCGGGTTTTAACTGGATGCTCGCTGGCTCTCGCAATGCCTCTCATTCCCCCTCTGAGGTCTCGTTTAGCCGACAGTGGCGCGATCCGGTCGTGCGTTCCGAACTCCTCGCCCTCGGTCTGGAGCGCCCCGAGCAACTCGGTGCTCTTTTTATGTCTGACGCCGACCACCTCAACGCGCTCACGCGCGATACCCCACCGCTGGTGGATAATTATCCCAAACGCCTTTCCGTGGGGTTTTTCAACCGCGAACCCCATCGGGCATTTTACGACCGCTGGATGAATCCCCTGCTCACCCGCGAGCGCTTTGAAAAGAGTGCTTTTATTCGCAATGCATGGCCCTCTGGCATGCGGATGCGCACACTCGATTATTTTGAAGCGCAGCGCCTTCTCGAGGCTT encodes the following:
- a CDS encoding alpha/beta hydrolase, with the translated sequence MNNVWEVPEPLSTCQVQLDDDTVTILRRHGNPAGPRLVLGHGNGLAMDLYYPFWSLLAEDFDLIIFDLRNHGWNTVGPRANHNVPTLVRDHLCIFEAIDHHYGNKPKIGVFHSASALITLLSLTTMADLLPSAQSSHLSAMILFDPPLCKPGNSQIEFDEAAEYAADVTRRRGYLFQTEEDFSELLSYLPGFSRLVPGVRELMAKTTLRKAADGQGYELRCPRDYEAQIVDYMRSFSALMDFETLPCPTKVIGSDPTLPYTFLPTIDLGDILTVDYDFVPETTHFLQLEKPEECVELVREFIESNHLQ
- a CDS encoding spermidine synthase; the encoded protein is MTRILSPTLYAIFFLSGAAALLFETLWFRQAGLTFGNSITASSLVLAAFMGGLALGNGLSARLGRRVERPVRVYALLEIAIALSGVVIVWMLPTLTAALSAFLASFFDQPLLLNALRLVLSFALLIVPTTAMGATLPILVRALRVRDDASISDDEGGFGIALGRLYACNTLGAVVGAVAGEVAIIEWVGVLGTAWVAALLDLIAAGGALGIARYFSGAREALPPKLDGFPNFRARCLLGAAFLSGAVLLALEVVWFRFLHLFVPATTLAFAVMLSVVLTGIGVGGGLAARWLRHNAGAFRVLPALALGSGILTVVTYLTFVYVVTPFGTGYIGNISQILTLSLALMFPVSLLSGILFTFTGAALNRHIQPDTRAAGLLTLANTIGAGLGALIAGFGLLPLLGMEVATFVLAICYGVVAFLVSGLRRKYRVYYVLFAAYLLFLVLFPFGRMENTYFTFVAQRFGYPDTWKIAGTREGRTETIIYLEGAYFGVPVAYQMLTDGFSMASSSLVNRRYMKLYVYWPMALHPDFKSALLISFGVGSTAKALTDTRSLEHIDVVDISSDVLEMNRIVYPDPDTQPLKDPRVRVHIDDGRYFLQTTQNRYDLITSEPPPPRQAGVVNLYSQEYFQLIYDRLSDGGLCTYWLPVHHLKPEDTKAIIRAFCNVFEDASLWAGAGFNWMLAGSRNASHSPSEVSFSRQWRDPVVRSELLALGLERPEQLGALFMSDADHLNALTRDTPPLVDNYPKRLSVGFFNREPHRAFYDRWMNPLLTRERFEKSAFIRNAWPSGMRMRTLDYFEAQRLLEASLVSQADETRDEGTRIAMLHTLLTQTDLRTLPLWHLQIQDDLLYAVDTRLKKGDEEKPYLPYLSARALAERDYTLAARYYAQSSDPTLRYLYLYALCMAGDTAEVERLVAGWKDQILRDTTQRFYYQWLAQTFGLDIPVP